The DNA region CGTGAGTTTAAATTTGACGCAGCTCACAATTTAGAAAGTTATAAAGGTAAGTGTGAAAAATTGCATGGACATACTTATAGGTTGGTAATTGTTGTAGAGGGTGTTCCAGATTCGGAAGGTATGATTATAGATTTTGTAGAATTAAAAGATATTGTAAAAGAAGAGGTAATTAATGTTTTAGATCATTCTTATATAAATGAAATAATGAATCAACCTACTGCAGAGAATATAGCTATATGGGTCTGGAAGAGGTTAGAAAAAAAACTGCAGAGAGATAATTGTCATCTTTATGAAGTGCAAGTGTGGGAGACAGAAGATAGCGGGGTAATTTATAGGGGTGAAAAGATTGAAGGATGTTCAAAATGAGAGAGACTATAGAGGTATATATTTGAGAAAAGTGGGAATTAAAAATATACATTGGCCTATAAAGATTATTACAAAGAGTGGAGAATATCAAAGTACTGTTGCTAATATTGATATTTCTGTGGATTTAAGAGAAGATTTAAGGGGAACCCACATGAGTAGATTTGTTGAAGTTTTAAATGGAATTGACTTTCTTCATCCAGAAAATCTTGGCAAGATATTGCAAGAGGTCAGAGAAAAGTTAAAAGCAGACAGCAGTCATATAAAGATAACCTTTCCTTATTTTATCTTTAAAAAGACTCCTGTATCTCAGATAGCTTCTCCTAATATGATAGAATGTGTTATTGAGGCTGAACTTAGTAAAAAGCTCTATATGATTATTGGAGTCAAGGTGCCTATTCATACTTTATGTCCATGCTCAAAAGAAATAAGCGAATATGGGGCACATAATCAGAGGGCTATAGCAGAGATCTATATTAAATCTAAAAAGTTAATATGGTTTGAAGATCTAGTGGAGATTGCTGAAAGATCTGCTAGTGCTCCTATCTATTCTCTTTTAAAAAGACCCGATGAGAAGTACATCACTGAGACTGCATATAACAATCCCAAATTTGTTGAAGATGTAGTAAGAGACATTGTTTCAGAGTTAGAAAAAGAACCTAAAATTAGTTGGTATAGAGTTGAGGTCACAAGTTTTGAAAGTATTCACAATCACAATGCTTTTGCATGCGTAGAAAAGGGGTGGATTAAGAAGTGATAGTAGAGCTTAGTCATGAATTTTTAAGAAAAGAGATATTAAAAGTAGGAGCTCATCCTGCTTCTCTTGAAATTTTTGAAAGAAAAGCTCAAATTATTCCTCTAAAAATTTTTAATATTTCTTCTCCAACTGCAAATGTAATTAAGCAAGAGATGCTTTCTCTTGGTGGGGATGTAGTGGTGCATAAGAACGTTGTAGATTGTAAAATTGAAAAAAGTGATGTTATTCTTCTTGGAACCAAAAAGCATTATGAACTTTTTATTAAAAAATTAGAGAACAACAAATATTTTGAAATTCCACTGGTTCTGCAGGAATTAAAAGAATATTTATTAAAGCAAAAACCTGAAAAAATTGTCTCTCCATGGGGTAGAGTTTTAAACTTAAGTAGAACTTTAGTTATGGGGATAATAAATGTAACTCCTGACTCTTTTTATAGTGGATCAAGAAAGATGCAGATTAATGAAGTTTTAAAGACTGTTGAAGATATGGTAATAAATGGTGTAGATATCATAGATATAGGGGGTCAATCTACGCGTCCTGGTGCTGAACCAGTAAGTATAGATGAGGAGATGTCAAGAGTTATTCCGGCTATTGAGAGTATTAGAAAAAGTTATCCCGATGTAGTGATCTCAGTTGATACTTATTATTCTAAGGTAGCAGAGCTTGCTGTTGATAGAGGGGCAGACATGATAAATGATATAAGTGCCTTTAGATTTGATAATGATTTAGTTAAAATAGTTGCAAAATATAAAGTTCCTTATATACTTATGCATATGAAGGGAACCCCTAAGGATATGCAGAAAAATCCATATTATGATGATGTGGTTAGAGAAATCATGGAATTTTTTGAAGAGAGAATTAATTATGCTAAGGAAAATGGTGTTGATCCTGAGAAAATAATTGTCGATCCAGGAATTGGTTTTGGAAAGAGATATGAGGATAATCTTGAGATTATGGCAAGATTAAAGGAATTCAAAAGTCTTAGAAAGCCTATACTCATAGGGGCTTCAAGAAAGAGTTTTATTGGAAAAGCTTTATCTGATCTTCCACCTGAGGAGAGGCTTGAGGGAACTCTTGGAATTACTGCACTGTGTGTGCTAAATGACGTGGATATCGTTAGAGTTCATGACGTTAAAGAGAATAAGAGAGTAATAAAGGTACTTGAGGAGATAAAATGCATAAGGTCTTCATCGCTATAGGAAGTAACATAGGGGACAGAAGAAAGAATATTGAGACAGCCTTAAAGAAAATGGAAGAGTTAGGGTTGAGAATTATTAAGAAATCATCAATTATTGAAACAGAGCCCTATGGATATAAGGATCAGGATAAATTTTTAAATGGAGTAGTACTAGTAGAGACAGGTTTTGATCCCTTTGAACTTCTTGAACTTCTTTTGAATATAGAGAAAGAAATGGGAAGAGAGAGAAAAATAAAATGGGGACCAAGAAATATTGATCTTGATATAATCTTTTACGATGATTTAGTAATTGATACTGAAAATCTAAAAATACCCCATCCTGATGCTCATAATAGAACCTTTGTTATGGGTCCACTTTCGGAAATAGCTCCTGATTTTGTACATCCTGTTCTAAAAAAAAGAGTAGAGGAAATATATAAAGAATTGATTGAGAAAAATGCTTAATTCTTAATTTACTTATAATATTTGTTCTCTTTTATTTTTTTCAATACCGAGTATTTGTCTTTCCGAATATTTGGTAGTTCTCATTATGTAGAAAATTACTGAGTCTTCTTCTTCATTTATTATGATTTCGATTTCTCTTTTTAGCATCTCAAATTTAGCTTCGGTTATTTCTCCCTCAAGAACTGAATTTTGTATCCATTCAAGATACTTCCTAGCAGTATTCAATACTTTGTTTATCCTTCTTTGGTTCACATCATATACCATTATTACATACATGGAAAATAATTACCAAGAGGATATGTAAGGTTCGTATTCTTCCTCTCCTATTAGGTGTTTCTCAAGTTTATAAAGCTCAAGTCTTATAAGTCTTCTATACGAGACCTTGCCAAGATTTTTATACTGTATTGTAGTTTTCATTCTTTCTTCAAAATTTTGTACAAAGATTTTCATGCCTTTTTCATTCATGTAAACTCCATCTAACTTTTCTTCAAAATCCTTAGGAGTAATCTCTCCTTTATTTACAAGGCTAAATATTATTCTATCCACAATGATAGGTTTAAATATCTCAGCTACGTCAAGATTTAATGTGAATCTACGGAAATTAGTAGTATGAAGATATCCAATTCTTGGGTCAAGGTGAGTTTTGTATATTTCAGAGAGTGTAGTAGTATAAAGGAGGGAATTTCCAAAACTTATGAGAGCATTCATATAGTTTGAGGGGGGTCTTTTGGTTCTTTCATCAATAAAGAATTCTTCTTTTTCTGTTATTATGTTGAAACAGGAGTAATAAATATCTCTTATATTTCCTTCTATTCCCATAAGTCCGTCCACATTATTAGTAATATCTATTTTTTCTTCCAGTTCTTGAATTCTCTCAAGATAATCTTCTAACTCTTTCTTTTCGCGATTTAGATAATAATTAATCACTCTTTTTATATTTCCCGAAGCTCCTTTTACAATTTTTGTTGCTATCTTTAATCTTTTTTCATTATCTAAGTAGTGCTCTGCTTGTTTTAGAACCATAAAACCAGAGTTATAATGTTCCCTTGGGTAAAAGCTTCCTATATAATATTCATAATAGTTATAGAAGTGCAATATTATTTCTTTTTGAGATATTAACTCTAAAAACTCTTTATTAAGGGTTACCTCACCAAAAAAGTGTATATCCCTAATGTTTTCTATGGGAAGATACTTCTTTTGACCGTCGGACGTTTCGAAAAATATTGTATTGTGCTTTCTTTTTAGTTCCCCACTTGAAAAAATATAAATACTTTCGCTCATGACCAACAAAGCTCCCTGTATGCACAGTGTATACAATAATTTATTTTTTCTGGTGCAGGAGGAAGATTTTTATAAATGATCTCAGTTATCTCATAGATTATTTTTTCTATCTTTTTCTCTTCCTCTTCGGTAAGATCTACCTTTATTCTTTTCTTTTCCTTTGGGAAAAGGAGTATTCCTTTAGCTTCTATGCCGTAGTTATATTTTAAGTTATATAGGTAAAAAAGAAGTTGGAGTTTTGCACTCTCTTGAGCTTTTGAGGTCTTCTTTATTTCTCCTATAAGGAGCGTGTTATTTTCAGTTTTTATAAGGTCAATTATCACATTTTCAAGGTTTACTTTTTTCTTTTCTTCATTATAACTTTCCATGTCAATAAATCTTCCAAGTTCTAAGTATGGATGATCTTGATCAGGAGTAATCTGATGAGACATAAGCCAACACTGTCTTTTGCAGATAAGAAAACTTTCTACTAATGTTCCTGTAATTAATCTTGGAACTACCATAATAGGATCTCTGCCTTTGCCTGGTAACCTGTAATCTTGCTATAGAAATCCTCTAAGTTATCTTTACTTACATAGCCAAAACCGTTTACTATTGGAGGTAAATTCTCTATTTTAGTGGGTACAGATATGACGTATTTGTAAAAATCTCCTTTTATTTTTTGAAATTCAGTCCTTCTTTCATAAATATCTTTTATCTCTTTTAAATTGCAATATTTTTTCCATAATTCTTCAGCGTATTCGTCAAGTTCTATAAAAACATCTATTTTGGGATAATCCTCTTCAATGAGTTTAAAATTCTCAATACCTACTTGTTCTTTATCTTCGGTTTCTGTCCATCCAGAATATCTTAATGTGTAAACAGCATTGAGCAGATTTTTGGAGATATCATGAGATTTTCTGTCGTTTATTTCTAAAAAATAGTCTTGAATAAAGTTAATGAATTTGATCTCTTCTATTTTTTCTTCCTTTTTGAGTAGATCCGTGGTGACCTCTAATAAAATCTTGTCATAGATATATGAGGCGTATTTTCTTCTTTCATCTTTTAAGATAAATATATCTACTTCTCCTATATCTTTTTCCCAATTTCGATTACATCTTCCTGCAGATTGATTTATAGAATCAAGAGGTGCTATGTCTCTATATACTATATCAAGATCAATGTCTACTCCTGCTTCTACCAGTTGAGTGCTTATTACGATTCTTGACTTTTTATTTCTAATCTTTTCTATTCTTTCTAACCTTTCTTTAGGAGTAACGTGGCTTGAGAGAAAAATAATGTCCTCTTTTGTTTTTTCTCTTAAAAGTTCATAAAATGTTTTTGCAGAGTTTATGGTATTTAGTATAAACATATAACTTTTGTCGGGTTCAAAATTAATTCTTTCAACGAACTCTTCTAAACTTAATACTTCAGAAAGATTGGGAATTAATATAGTACGATTTAATTGAACAAAATAATCTTCACCTTTTACTAAGTTAAACATTTCATCTTTTTGGAATATTAAGGGTTGAGTTGCAGTAGAGAAAATAATGTAACAATTAAATTTTTCTACAAGACCTATAAAGATCTCCCTAAGAAGTAACCAATATTTCATAGGAATTGATTGTACCTCATCAAGAATTATGATACTTCCAAATATTCTGTGTAGTTTTCTTAAATTACTATTTCTGTTAGATAGAAGAGTTTGGAAAAGTTGTACAAAGGTAGTGATTATTATTTCAGAGTTCCATCCTTCAATTAAGATTTTTGCATCATCTGGTTCTAATTCTTTTTCGTCAATTTTATAATATATATCCGCTAAGTGATGGTGTTTTAACAAAATCGTTGTGTCTATTTTTCCAAAGTAATCTTTAAGTATTTTCTCTATTACTTCTGCATTTTGTTCAATAATACTTAAGAAAGGTAGTGAATAAATGATTCTTGGGGTATAATTCAGCTTCTTCTTTATTTTTTCTCGAAGTTTTAATGCAAAAGCAAGAGATATGAAGGTTTTGCCAAGCCCAGTAGGAAGATTAAGAGAGTAAATCTTTTGAGAAAGATCTATTTCTTTACTTAAAGCCTCATTATAAGCTTTTTCTCTGAGATTATTAATTGGTTTTTTTTCTATTTTAATAGTTTTTTTGAAGGCATCGACTATAATATATGGTATTTCTTGTAAATTTCTTTCGGGTTTACCAATAGTTACTTCACTTTTATCACTATCTATTAGAAGGGAAAATAATAGATTATTTAAAAAGTAGTAGTCTAAGGATTTTTGTTTAGAGAGTCTTTTCATACTTAGCCTAAGAATTTTTATATCCTTTGAAACTTCTTCAA from Dictyoglomus turgidum DSM 6724 includes:
- the cas2 gene encoding CRISPR-associated endonuclease Cas2; its protein translation is MYVIMVYDVNQRRINKVLNTARKYLEWIQNSVLEGEITEAKFEMLKREIEIIINEEEDSVIFYIMRTTKYSERQILGIEKNKREQIL
- the cas1b gene encoding type I-B CRISPR-associated endonuclease Cas1b produces the protein MSESIYIFSSGELKRKHNTIFFETSDGQKKYLPIENIRDIHFFGEVTLNKEFLELISQKEIILHFYNYYEYYIGSFYPREHYNSGFMVLKQAEHYLDNEKRLKIATKIVKGASGNIKRVINYYLNREKKELEDYLERIQELEEKIDITNNVDGLMGIEGNIRDIYYSCFNIITEKEEFFIDERTKRPPSNYMNALISFGNSLLYTTTLSEIYKTHLDPRIGYLHTTNFRRFTLNLDVAEIFKPIIVDRIIFSLVNKGEITPKDFEEKLDGVYMNEKGMKIFVQNFEERMKTTIQYKNLGKVSYRRLIRLELYKLEKHLIGEEEYEPYISSW
- the folK gene encoding 2-amino-4-hydroxy-6-hydroxymethyldihydropteridine diphosphokinase, which produces MHKVFIAIGSNIGDRRKNIETALKKMEELGLRIIKKSSIIETEPYGYKDQDKFLNGVVLVETGFDPFELLELLLNIEKEMGRERKIKWGPRNIDLDIIFYDDLVIDTENLKIPHPDAHNRTFVMGPLSEIAPDFVHPVLKKRVEEIYKELIEKNA
- the cas4 gene encoding CRISPR-associated protein Cas4; the protein is MVVPRLITGTLVESFLICKRQCWLMSHQITPDQDHPYLELGRFIDMESYNEEKKKVNLENVIIDLIKTENNTLLIGEIKKTSKAQESAKLQLLFYLYNLKYNYGIEAKGILLFPKEKKRIKVDLTEEEEKKIEKIIYEITEIIYKNLPPAPEKINYCIHCAYRELCWS
- a CDS encoding CRISPR-associated helicase/endonuclease Cas3 gives rise to the protein MSSFSELYSHPEKPLELHLKNVKELSWKFLEDIPIEKLPIKKEHIKKLAQIITLSHDIGKSTTFFQDYLLKGEKRGEKETRHSLLSSIIAYYITKNSFSRENIPEDVKIFFPVIAFLTVKRHHGNFSDITIELDLDEEEKNLLKKQIDSIDEEKFGKLIKNLEDPNFQEISKEKLYSILEEVSKDIKILRLSMKRLSKQKSLDYYFLNNLLFSLLIDSDKSEVTIGKPERNLQEIPYIIVDAFKKTIKIEKKPINNLREKAYNEALSKEIDLSQKIYSLNLPTGLGKTFISLAFALKLREKIKKKLNYTPRIIYSLPFLSIIEQNAEVIEKILKDYFGKIDTTILLKHHHLADIYYKIDEKELEPDDAKILIEGWNSEIIITTFVQLFQTLLSNRNSNLRKLHRIFGSIIILDEVQSIPMKYWLLLREIFIGLVEKFNCYIIFSTATQPLIFQKDEMFNLVKGEDYFVQLNRTILIPNLSEVLSLEEFVERINFEPDKSYMFILNTINSAKTFYELLREKTKEDIIFLSSHVTPKERLERIEKIRNKKSRIVISTQLVEAGVDIDLDIVYRDIAPLDSINQSAGRCNRNWEKDIGEVDIFILKDERRKYASYIYDKILLEVTTDLLKKEEKIEEIKFINFIQDYFLEINDRKSHDISKNLLNAVYTLRYSGWTETEDKEQVGIENFKLIEEDYPKIDVFIELDEYAEELWKKYCNLKEIKDIYERRTEFQKIKGDFYKYVISVPTKIENLPPIVNGFGYVSKDNLEDFYSKITGYQAKAEILLW
- the folE2 gene encoding GTP cyclohydrolase FolE2, whose product is MKDVQNERDYRGIYLRKVGIKNIHWPIKIITKSGEYQSTVANIDISVDLREDLRGTHMSRFVEVLNGIDFLHPENLGKILQEVREKLKADSSHIKITFPYFIFKKTPVSQIASPNMIECVIEAELSKKLYMIIGVKVPIHTLCPCSKEISEYGAHNQRAIAEIYIKSKKLIWFEDLVEIAERSASAPIYSLLKRPDEKYITETAYNNPKFVEDVVRDIVSELEKEPKISWYRVEVTSFESIHNHNAFACVEKGWIKK
- the queD gene encoding 6-carboxytetrahydropterin synthase QueD; its protein translation is MFLIREFKFDAAHNLESYKGKCEKLHGHTYRLVIVVEGVPDSEGMIIDFVELKDIVKEEVINVLDHSYINEIMNQPTAENIAIWVWKRLEKKLQRDNCHLYEVQVWETEDSGVIYRGEKIEGCSK
- the folP gene encoding dihydropteroate synthase, which produces MIVELSHEFLRKEILKVGAHPASLEIFERKAQIIPLKIFNISSPTANVIKQEMLSLGGDVVVHKNVVDCKIEKSDVILLGTKKHYELFIKKLENNKYFEIPLVLQELKEYLLKQKPEKIVSPWGRVLNLSRTLVMGIINVTPDSFYSGSRKMQINEVLKTVEDMVINGVDIIDIGGQSTRPGAEPVSIDEEMSRVIPAIESIRKSYPDVVISVDTYYSKVAELAVDRGADMINDISAFRFDNDLVKIVAKYKVPYILMHMKGTPKDMQKNPYYDDVVREIMEFFEERINYAKENGVDPEKIIVDPGIGFGKRYEDNLEIMARLKEFKSLRKPILIGASRKSFIGKALSDLPPEERLEGTLGITALCVLNDVDIVRVHDVKENKRVIKVLEEIKCIRSSSL